The following are from one region of the Stigmatella ashevillena genome:
- a CDS encoding ABC transporter ATP-binding protein, producing the protein MSSSPEPIVSIQDVTKSYHLGKVEVPALRGVSLQVHPGEFISIAGPSGSGKTTLLNLIGCVDTATSGTVRVAGQDTKQLSERKLTDLRLHTIGFIFQSFNLVSVLSVFQNVEFPLLLQKKLNAPQRRERVMALLEQVGLGQHVKHRPNELSGGQRQRVAVARALVTQPQIVLADEPTANLDSVTGQQIIDLMKAMNVERGTTFIFSTHDAKVMTHANAVVRLKDGKVLDRVTPVEAGLAAGAEAHG; encoded by the coding sequence ATGTCTTCCTCACCAGAGCCCATCGTCTCCATCCAGGACGTCACCAAGAGCTACCATCTCGGCAAGGTGGAGGTTCCCGCGCTGCGAGGCGTCTCGTTGCAGGTGCACCCGGGGGAGTTCATCTCCATTGCGGGCCCGTCTGGCAGCGGGAAGACCACGTTGCTCAACCTCATCGGGTGTGTGGATACCGCCACGTCCGGAACTGTCCGGGTCGCTGGTCAAGACACGAAGCAGCTCTCGGAGCGCAAGCTCACCGATCTCCGGCTTCACACCATCGGGTTCATCTTCCAGAGCTTCAACCTGGTCTCGGTGCTCAGCGTCTTCCAGAACGTGGAGTTTCCCTTGCTTCTCCAGAAGAAGCTGAACGCGCCTCAGCGCCGCGAGCGTGTGATGGCGCTGCTGGAGCAGGTGGGGCTGGGCCAGCACGTGAAGCACCGGCCCAATGAGCTGTCCGGTGGCCAGCGTCAGCGCGTGGCCGTGGCCCGGGCCCTGGTGACGCAGCCGCAGATCGTCCTGGCGGATGAGCCCACCGCGAACCTGGACTCCGTGACGGGCCAGCAGATCATCGACTTGATGAAGGCGATGAACGTCGAGCGTGGGACGACCTTCATCTTCTCCACCCACGATGCGAAGGTGATGACGCACGCCAACGCGGTGGTGCGGCTCAAGGACGGAAAGGTTCTCGACCGCGTCACCCCTGTCGAGGCGGGGCTGGCGGCGGGCGCGGAGGCACACGGATGA